One Endozoicomonas gorgoniicola DNA window includes the following coding sequences:
- a CDS encoding Mu-like prophage major head subunit gpT family protein, giving the protein MIITPSSVSALFTTFRALYDLTYKATPSHWRQVATLINSGTRSNTYGWLGQFPDFREWIGDREIKSLQAYGYEIENKSWESTIAVSRTEIEDDNIGVFSPIFKEMARAAKVFPDKQVFQLLEQGFTAQCYDNKPFFASDHSVGASKVSNMQAGSSEAWFLLDTSRPLKPLIYQEREKPQFVRRDQAHDDPVFIKNEAQYGVDMRCNVGFGLWQTAFGSKAELNTDNFNDAWGAMTAFKSPEGRPLGITPTLLVVPPKLRTRAFEVVKAERLANGGSNVNHNLVEVLICPWLA; this is encoded by the coding sequence ATGATCATTACTCCAAGTTCAGTCAGTGCTTTGTTCACCACCTTTCGGGCTCTTTATGACCTGACTTATAAGGCTACGCCTAGCCACTGGAGGCAAGTTGCTACCCTTATCAACTCAGGTACAAGAAGCAACACCTACGGCTGGTTGGGTCAGTTCCCGGACTTCAGGGAATGGATCGGTGACAGGGAAATTAAAAGCCTTCAGGCGTATGGCTACGAGATTGAAAACAAGAGCTGGGAAAGCACAATTGCCGTAAGCCGGACTGAGATTGAAGACGACAACATTGGTGTTTTCTCACCGATATTTAAAGAAATGGCACGTGCTGCAAAGGTTTTTCCTGATAAACAGGTGTTCCAGCTACTTGAACAGGGCTTCACTGCCCAGTGCTATGACAATAAGCCTTTCTTCGCTTCCGATCACAGCGTTGGTGCAAGCAAGGTCAGCAATATGCAGGCTGGTTCTTCAGAAGCCTGGTTCCTGCTGGATACCTCGCGGCCATTAAAGCCTTTGATCTACCAGGAGAGGGAAAAGCCTCAATTTGTCAGAAGAGACCAGGCTCATGACGACCCTGTGTTCATAAAAAATGAGGCTCAGTATGGGGTGGATATGCGCTGTAATGTTGGCTTTGGACTTTGGCAAACTGCCTTTGGTTCAAAAGCAGAACTCAATACAGACAATTTCAATGATGCCTGGGGAGCTATGACCGCCTTTAAGTCTCCAGAAGGACGGCCTTTGGGGATCACTCCGACATTGCTGGTTGTCCCGCCCAAGCTTCGCACCAGGGCTTTTGAAGTGGTCAAAGCGGAACGCTTGGCCAATGGTGGTAGCAACGTAAACCATAATCTCGTTGAAGTATTGATCTGTCCCTGGCTGGCGTAA
- a CDS encoding Mor transcription activator family protein, whose protein sequence is MQKVTTRLLAEKLGIKELLEPDIQAIIEDKNQWPKDLHTVAQVAMGELERLGTNKQVSRQIVEALLVAMAFRVGGKQFYFPKGRQLKGAIRKYWIYKDSKSLSVRELAKKYQMTEAAIYDAIKQQKAIEKTADEID, encoded by the coding sequence GTGCAGAAAGTAACAACCAGGCTACTCGCCGAAAAACTCGGCATCAAGGAACTTCTGGAGCCGGATATACAGGCCATTATTGAAGATAAAAACCAGTGGCCAAAAGACTTACATACTGTTGCGCAAGTTGCCATGGGGGAATTAGAAAGACTTGGTACTAATAAACAAGTCAGCAGGCAAATTGTTGAAGCGCTACTGGTTGCTATGGCCTTCAGAGTAGGAGGCAAACAATTTTACTTTCCAAAAGGAAGACAGTTAAAAGGAGCAATAAGGAAGTATTGGATATATAAGGATTCAAAGTCACTCAGTGTTAGAGAACTGGCAAAAAAATACCAGATGACTGAAGCCGCTATATATGACGCTATAAAGCAGCAAAAGGCAATCGAAAAGACCGCTGATGAAATTGACTGA
- a CDS encoding Mor transcription activator family protein produces MKLTDDYRPNLFKALNLIDDELQELGYESRAIANTQKAILYALWSQSNRGHLYLPMCLILTKRIRNDFIYSLYNGRNKRQLCRCFDLHEVTLTGLLKSEKRKRLRYWHVNKNEEPQHDPMSTS; encoded by the coding sequence ATGAAATTGACTGATGACTACCGACCGAACCTGTTCAAAGCTTTAAATCTGATTGATGATGAGCTACAGGAACTTGGCTATGAAAGCCGAGCTATAGCGAATACACAAAAGGCAATCCTTTATGCCCTCTGGAGCCAGTCGAACCGGGGGCACCTTTACCTTCCAATGTGTCTAATCCTGACCAAGCGCATCAGGAATGACTTCATCTACAGCCTTTATAATGGAAGAAATAAGCGACAGTTATGCAGGTGTTTTGATTTGCATGAAGTGACGTTAACAGGGCTGCTCAAAAGCGAAAAGCGGAAGCGACTACGGTATTGGCACGTCAATAAAAACGAAGAGCCGCAACATGACCCAATGAGCACCTCATAA
- a CDS encoding phage protein Gp27 family protein translates to MPDPIKQELHRMLREDRMRQADILAALNELCIEEGLPAISQISLSRYSVRMRKMGQKVIELRDVSAIWVEKLGEMPEGDAGKLLLEIIRTLSVNIVTGINEDDEVSIETLNQLALLS, encoded by the coding sequence TTGCCCGACCCAATCAAGCAAGAGTTACACAGGATGCTCAGGGAAGACCGCATGAGGCAGGCTGATATACTGGCAGCCCTTAATGAGCTTTGTATTGAGGAAGGATTACCTGCCATCTCTCAGATCAGCCTTAGCCGCTACAGTGTCAGAATGCGAAAGATGGGCCAGAAAGTAATAGAGTTAAGGGATGTGTCGGCAATCTGGGTTGAAAAGCTAGGTGAAATGCCAGAAGGCGACGCAGGAAAGCTATTACTGGAAATTATAAGAACGCTGTCGGTTAATATAGTCACAGGTATTAACGAAGACGACGAAGTGTCAATAGAGACACTTAATCAGCTGGCTCTCCTGTCTTAG
- a CDS encoding phage protein Gp27 family protein, which produces MRKAFAEEASKEVEKQVGKNKGMTKRTVDDIKRMLLGIA; this is translated from the coding sequence ATCCGTAAGGCATTTGCTGAAGAAGCATCAAAAGAAGTTGAGAAGCAAGTTGGAAAGAACAAAGGAATGACAAAAAGGACGGTTGATGACATCAAACGAATGCTATTAGGTATAGCTTGA
- a CDS encoding phage protease has protein sequence MKQWVKLIPAGEFQSLANGQMLNNDTPSTIVSNFKDSGWSIPVDLQHATILKAPNGEPAPAQAWIEELEDREGEVWGRMDWNKDGLKLARAERFNKLLPALQYDKNTGRIKGIRSVALIRSDELTSPALNHEICDGSYRLALNSYGANLDHSEAGATKQVLTAQQKQICEMMSISEADFIKTLNELSPDQ, from the coding sequence ATGAAGCAATGGGTAAAACTGATACCGGCTGGTGAGTTTCAAAGCCTGGCCAATGGACAAATGCTCAACAACGACACACCATCAACCATAGTCTCAAACTTCAAAGATTCTGGTTGGAGCATTCCTGTAGATCTTCAACACGCCACCATACTCAAAGCACCCAATGGAGAACCAGCCCCAGCTCAAGCCTGGATCGAAGAACTGGAAGACCGGGAAGGGGAAGTATGGGGTCGTATGGACTGGAATAAAGACGGCCTCAAACTGGCAAGAGCGGAAAGGTTCAATAAGCTATTGCCAGCTTTGCAATATGACAAGAACACAGGCCGTATAAAAGGTATAAGGTCGGTGGCGCTAATACGATCTGACGAATTGACCTCACCAGCACTCAACCATGAAATCTGTGACGGAAGTTACAGGTTGGCACTCAACTCTTATGGTGCGAACCTTGACCACTCTGAAGCAGGAGCCACAAAACAAGTATTGACCGCCCAGCAAAAACAAATTTGCGAGATGATGAGCATCTCTGAAGCCGATTTTATTAAGACCCTTAATGAGCTATCACCTGACCAGTAA
- a CDS encoding 2-hydroxyacyl-CoA dehydratase: protein MTLETNYSESDTGQIRTRMEAFVEML from the coding sequence ATGACGCTGGAGACCAACTATTCTGAGTCCGATACCGGACAGATAAGAACCCGTATGGAAGCTTTTGTCGAAATGCTGTAG